One region of Mucilaginibacter gotjawali genomic DNA includes:
- a CDS encoding helix-turn-helix domain-containing protein, giving the protein MKNEFLIDSNKNYHGAMLAIYDLMNKGEANLSEEEIEHLQAMTIAAEKYEDEVLHLKPVKQPTSLSEVVELFMFENKLSQAKLAGKLGIGKPKLSQILTGERQPDVLFLKALYRKLNLDPKVILENV; this is encoded by the coding sequence ATGAAAAATGAATTCTTAATAGATTCGAATAAAAACTATCATGGCGCGATGCTGGCTATTTATGACCTAATGAATAAGGGTGAAGCAAATCTTTCTGAAGAAGAAATCGAACATTTGCAGGCAATGACAATTGCTGCTGAGAAATACGAAGATGAAGTTTTACACCTTAAGCCTGTTAAACAGCCGACATCTTTATCTGAAGTAGTCGAGCTATTTATGTTCGAAAATAAGCTCTCTCAGGCTAAATTGGCCGGTAAGTTAGGTATAGGTAAGCCTAAATTATCACAGATATTGACAGGTGAACGTCAGCCTGATGTTTTATTTTTAAAGGCATTGTATCGGAAACTGAATTTAGATCCCAAGGTCATTTTAGAAAATGTTTAG